GCTTTTGTTATATTGATGGAATTTAGTTATTCAggagtttaaagttaaaattataataataatgagaaaagaaaTGTGTCAGGCAGTGGCGCTGTGGTTGGTGATGATCTTCCAGGACTTACAGTTTTAGGAAATAATAACATAATTGGTCATCATGCTGTGGTTGGTGTTAAATGCCAAGATATGAAATACAAGGTTTGTTTTTCTGCTAATTGTACGTATTAACTAATTTAAGTCATATTCAGTTAGCTATATCTGGTTTTTGAAGCATGTTTCGTGTCATTTAGGGTATTTGAACTTTATTACAAGGCAGGAAACCTGTGAATCTGCTGCTTTTATTTCTACTTCATTATTACCTGGCATTTCTCATATTAGTTGAAGAGTAAAAATTTCCAGATGACATATGTTACGGTTCTTTTGAATATTTTTGTTTGCTAAGCTAGCAAATTGCCCTATTGCAACTGTGATACGTGTGCTTGCTTGTTCTGAATATTTATAGATCCACAGCAAATGGCAATATTGCCTGTTTCAGTTACCTGTGGGTTCAATGCTATAAATCTCTTAATATTGAACCCTGCTTAATCATTGATTATATGCTAACCTGAGATtcataatatctttttttttttttttctaattttatggATCGCATCTGCTGATGTTGCTGTTATAACATTCTTACTGAAGCATGGTGCATCTGCTGATGTTGCTGTTATAACATTCTTGCTGAAGCATGGCATTGGATACATATAGCCAATTCTTTTACCTTGTTTTTCTATTGCTTCTTTCCGATTTCTGGTCCTTGATTTTTGTTCACCATTAAGTTATTATTCTGTATGGTCAATGGTATGTTGAAACAGATGAGGCAAAGAAACAAAAGGAACTTAATTAAGAATTAAGTTAATTTGCTCTCAATATCTCACTTTAATAGTAGAGGAAATACGCTCAAAATGGATGATATATTCGACTAAAGGAACTGCCTATTTATAGGCTACAATTCAACAAACTTATGCATGTTTCTTCACTTTCTATGCAGTAGCCCACTAACCCATAATATCCTATCAGCTAAGATAATTGCTAAGAAATAGGAAATAAACAAAAGACTTggtaaaacaaataaatatctTAACTAAACGTTGAATTCTTGGTCAAGTTTAAATCAATGAGCTGGTGTTGACTTGTTCAATTCTCCTCCTCAACATCAACTTGCACTGCGTTCGCCATGCCCAGTTGACGACAAAAAACTTCAAACTTATTGCTGCTCAAGCCTTTTGTGAATATATCAGCGATTTGATCACCTGTTTTGATTTGCCTTAACTCCACTTTTTCTTCAAGAACTTTTTCCCTAATGAAATGATATTGTACCTCCACATGCTTAGTTCTTGCATGAAGCATGTCGCTGACTGATTGTCACAATTCAACAGGATTGCACACTCTGTTGACTAATGCAAGTCCTTCAGCAACTGTGTAAGCCAAGTGCTTTCTTGAGCTACCATAGCTGCCGCACGGTATTCTGCTTCTGATGTTGACAAATAAACAGTTGGTTGCCTCTTACTGCACCAAGAAATTGCTCCAGACCCAAGCATAAACACATATCTAGTAGTAGAACGCCGAGTGTCATGGTCACCTGCATAGTCAGCATTACAATAGCCAACTAACTTGCATTCATCACCTTTCTTGTACATAACTCTGTACCCGAGTGTACCCTTGATATATCTCAAAATCCTTTGAACTGCTTCTAAATGAGGTTTCTTAGGATTTTGCATAAATCGACTCATCACACCAATTGCATAAGAAATATCGGGTCTTGTTAGAGTTAAGTAGACTAGAGTACCCACCAATTTTCGGTACATCATTGCATCTTCCAATTCTTTTCCTTCATAAGCACACATCTTGGTGTTTGGCTCCATCGGGTGTCGATATCGGTTTACAGTTGAACATTCCAAACTTCTTCAACACACCTCTAGAATACTTTTGCTGGTGGAGTAAGATTCCATCTTCACTATGGTCAACCTCCAAACCAAGAAAGTGATTAAGTTGTCCAAGCTTTTTCATTAGAAACTGAATTGACAAATTCTCCTTTTTTCGTTGAATTTCTTCATCATAATTTCCTGTGAGAATCagatcatccacatatactagtACAATTGCTAGTTTGCCTCAAACAAGTTTAACAAATAAACTAGAGTCTGCCGATGCAACCGAATAACCACTATGGGTAAGAAATTCAGCAATCTTACCATACCAAGCCCTTGGCGCTTGCTTTAATCCATAAAGCGCCTTTCGAAACTTACAAACATGCTCCGGATATTCACGAATTTGAAAGCCCATCAGTTGACACATGTAGATCTCCCGATCTAATTCTCCATGCAAAAATGTATTCTTTACATCCATCTGCCATAGGTTTCAATCCTTGCTAGTTGCAAGTGCAAGTAGGACTCGAACAGTTGTAAGCTTTGCTACTGGACTAAATGTTTCATTGCAGTCTAGTCCGTACTGCTGAGAGAACTCCTGAGCTACTAGACGAGCTTTGTATCTCTCGATTGATCCATCTGTATGACGCTTTATCTTATAAACCCATTTGCAAGAACTAGGCTTAACATCTCTTGGCTTTGGCACGAGCTCCCAAGTTTGATTTCACTTTAACACTGCAATTTCTTCCTCCATAGCTTGAATTCACTTTGTATTTTGAGATGCTTCCTCATATGTCTCTGACTCCTTCTTTTCTGCTTCTTCTATAATGGCGGCATTGGCATACTTGGGATTTGGCTTTCCGATTCTTGTTGACCATTTGAGCGGAGTTGGTGTTTGCACTCCAAGAGACTCATCTTCTTCACTTGGTTGTTGATACACACCAGTTTGCCAAGGATTTTGAGCCACATCTTGAGTTATATCTTCCTCAGCATTTCCTTCATCTACTGCACCTTCAGGTTCATCTATACTCAGGTGGATTTGAGAAAATTCCATTGCCTCTTTAAAAACATCCGAGTCTAGTAATGCTTCTTTATCTGAGGACCACCACGCAAAGGCTTCATCAAACACCACATTCCGAGATGTGTAGTACTTCCTGTTTACTGGATCACAGCACTGCCAACCTTTCCTTTGACTGTCATATCCTACAAAGATACACCTAACAACCTTCTTGTCCATCTTGCTACGTAAATGATCAGGTACAAATACATAGCATGCACAGctaaaaactctaaaataacttACAGTAGGCTTTGTACTCCATAACTTCTCAAAGGGTGAAAGAAAGTTTAAAGCCTATTGATAACGAATGCAGCCGTCCTCATAGCTTCTGTCCAAAATCGTCCAGGAACATTTTTAGTGTGAATCATGCTTCGACAAACTTCGGCCAGGTGTGTATTCTTCCTTTTTGCCACGCCATTTTGTTGTGGTGTGCTAGGATATGTGAATTGATGGCATATCTTGCACTTTTGAAGGAAATCTGAAAATTCATCTGACATGTACTCTCCTCCATTATCGGTGCGTAGACAAAGAACCTTTCCATCAACCTTTGCTTTTGCTTCATTCTTAAACTGTCTAAACTTTGAAATAGTCTCATATTTTTCCTTCATAAAGTAAACCCATGCATACCTTGAGAAGTCATCAATAAAGGTCACCATGTACCGCATACCACCAATAGAAGCTTGCTTAACTGGCCCAAACACATCAGAGTGAATCAACTCTAATGGTTCCTTTGCTTTAAATGTAGACTCCTCAAATGGCAATTGATGTGCTTTTCTATATTGACAGCCTACACACACAGTGTCAGTTCTCACTTCAATTTGAGGAATTCCCTTCAACATTGACTTCTTCATCATCACATCTAGCTTGGAATAGGTAACGTGACTTAGCTGCATATGCCATAAATCAGCAGTTTCGTTCCTTCTTGTCTTGTCTACATCTGCAGTTAATGTTGATAGCACATAAACTGACTCTATTTTCTGTCCCTTCATTACTGGCTCTTCTATGATCTCAAGATCACGATATACCTTCACATCTCGTGGGCCAAACAATACAAAAAGGCCAGAAGATGTTAATTGTGCTCCTGAGAGAAGGTTCTTCTTCATACCTGGGACATAATAGACATTTTGAAGTGGAATCTCATCATCACTGGAATGGGGAGAGACAATTGTACTACCAATGTGAGCTATTGGTAACTTCAAGTTGTCTGCTATCACCACCACATGGCTTCCCCACTGACAAATTTTGCAGCTTTCTCACATCACGTGTCATGTGATTGGAGCACCCTGAGTCAACAATCCAATCTTTTTCATAATCAATTTGATTGGATGTTATAGCTGTAAAAGCCACGTCCTCTTCTTTAAAAAATGCTTCAGCATCCCACTCATCCTCGACCTTGAATGTAGCAGCATTACTCTCCACGACCCTACTCTTCAACTTACAATCTCTTGCCATATGCCCCTTCTTCTTGCAATTAAAGCACTGCCCTTCAAACTTACAATATCTCACCATATGTCCCTTCTTCTTGCAATTAAAGCATGCCCTTCAAACTTTTTGCCATGACTTCTATTTTTTAAGCCTCCCCCTAAGCGCTTCCTTCGGTTTGATGACCTCCTATCTCGTCCTCATTCTTTTAAATCCACCAGCACCATGCTGCTTGGAATTCCATCTACCTTTATTCGCATAAAGTGCTTCCTCTTGACCCTTTGGTGAAGCTCCTCCCATTTGCTTATCTAAGGCTTCTTGACCTGCTAACAAATTCTCAAATTCTATAGGCAATGGTTGAGTTTGCCATCCTTGTACAGCAACAACAAAGCCTCTTTATTCAGGCCTTAGACCATGGATGATAATCCGCTTCATCCTTGTCTCTCCAATTGGGGCTTGTGGATCTAACTCTAAAATTTTTCGGCATAACATCTTCACTTTATGGAAATATTGTGCTACCGTCATGTCACGTTGTGCAATTGAGAGTAATTCACTCTCTAAGAGTTGAAGCCTCGTGTCATTTTTCTTCGAAAATAGCTTGGCGAATGTATCCCAAGCTTGCTTTGGGGTTTTGGCGTCTTGGATATGCTCTAACACATCCTCTTCAACTGTTGTCTTCAAAGCGAACATTGCCTTGCCAGCTTTGATCTTCCAGAAACAAATGGCActtaattaagaatcaagttAATTTGCTCTCAATATCTCACTTTAATAGTAGAGGAAATACGCTCAAAATGGATGATATATTCGACTAAAGGAACTGCCTATTTATAGGCTACAATTTCAACCAACTTATGCACGTTTCTCCACTTTCTATGCAGTAGCCCACTAACCCATAATATCCTATCAGCTAAGATAATAGCTAAGAAATAGGAAACAAACAAAAGACTTGGTTAAACGAATAAATATCTTAACTAAACGTTGAATTCTTGGTCAAGTTTAAATCAATGAGCTGGTGTTGACTTGTTCAATATGGTATGAAAGATTTGTCATCATGcacaaatacataaaaaaacatattttatttcTGTTCATCTTCATAGATATATAGATTTATTTTTCATCATCATATATTATGCATTTGCTTAATCGGCATGCAGTTGTTCATTTGCAGCAGCCTTTTGCAGTGATTTAGAATTTAACCATATGTAAGGctgttttcaaaattaaatagaatcttttattttgtttatccTTGCATTTAGCCAGGGGATGAATGTTTTCTTGACATTGGTGACAACAACGAAATCAGAGAGCATGCTTCAATTCACCGATCTTCCAAACCAAGTGATAGAACGGTATGGCTATTGTTGCTGTTCTATTCTATATGCTATAGTCATAACTCATAATCTGTAAAGTTCACATATTTGCAGTAGTCTGACTAGCTTTATCTATGCAGATTATAGGAAATAACAACCTTATCATGGGGTCTTGTCATATTGCCCATGACTGCAAAATCGGCAACAATAACATATTTGCTAATAATACCCTTCTAGCTGGTCATGTTATTGCGGAAGTGAGTCTTTATAACATCATTCCACATAGTAATGTTCCACATTCAGAGTCTAACTAGAACTTGATCGAGGTGCTTCAAATGTAGGACTATACTCACACTGCTGGTGCTATTGTTGTTCATCAATTTTGCCATATTGGTTCATTTTCTTTCATCGGCGGCGGATCTGTGGTATgatcttttcttattttctgaTTTTGATTTCTTATTTGCCATTCTAATCTCACGTATCAAGGAACCCCACATGGATGTTGGTGTGCAATGTGGAAATCTAATGATTGATGTTGATACATATTGGTGTGTCCAGTTGGGCAAAAATGAAGGACAGAAAAATCCTTGTggcataatttttttcttttgctggATGTGTTGGAAATTAGTAtgtgaaaacaaataaaaaaagaagaaaaacttTCCTCTCTGAAAATTGTGCTGGTTATGGCTGAAGGTTTCACAAGATGTACCTAAATATGCAATGGTGGCTGGAGAAAGAGCTGAGCTTCGTGGTCTGAATTTGGAGGGTCTTCGGCGGCATGGATTCACAGCCACAGAGGTTGGTAGCTACTTTCTTTCTGATGGCAATATAAGGTAGCAAAGCTTACCACCATTGTTTTCAAATATACACTAAAAATGTCAGAAGGAAGATAATTGTGATGATTATTCACTAGTTTTATATACAAAATATTGTTAGCCAGTCTCTTTTAAGTTGCATATCACATTTTAGCTGCTGCCGCATTTCTTTTGCACAAATGGATTTAGGGCGAGACATGAGAGCCAGATTTGATATTCTACTAGTTGTATGGCAGCTAGGGGTTCCATGGTCTTGGTTGGAGCAAGTGAATGATTTATGTGAGAAGCCTCCTTTTGGTGGGATGAAATACATGCTTAATccgctattatatacaattctaaTAGTAGTTTCatgctaactattatatacaattctaaTTTGTCGTAATCCACCGATGTGGACGTCTCCTGCATCCAAGCAGGCAGGTGAATTTCACACTCTCCTTTGCTAAATTTGCGACGTTCTCGTCACAACTGAATCGAATGCAATTGCTAAATCAGGATCGGATCcttaggtattgtggttcgctagtatctCGGGCGGTTCTACCTCGTCTCACACGGGTAGCTCTTTCCTCGCAGACCCACTAGTTCTGCACAATTTGTCTGACtcagggtggctctgatactaATTATTGTCACACCCATTCTCTAATCTGTAGAGACGGATATGACTCAAAAAACTGATAGAATTTTTTctgaatatgtatatataaatacGTATAACCTgctacaattttaaaatattaaaacatagaAGAGAGGACGGATGACTGGTCTAGtcaattcataatatatttactCCAAACAAAATACATCCAGCActtgaatatataatttatatattatcttccaaaattataaaaaattacaaaggaCTTAGGATTGACCCGACCTCCACTAGACTCTGAGCGGACGAAGTGAAAGGACAAAACTAGAAGATATAGACTGCTAGGAGTGAATCACCAAAAagaatatgtaatattaaaagtGTAAGGGGTGAGTACAATCTACTCAATGAgcagataaataaataacaaatggGAAAAGATAAAGTTTAAGTACTTAATAATACTaaatatttagctaaaataagtcagctgaataaatacaatttaattcaatttatataaattaagctgaataCAAATTGCTAAGATATCACTGTTGGATAATGAATCCAAAAATTATAAAtgtgataaataaaatttgcaTACACTCATAACATGCTCCTTGTGGATAATGTTGGCATCTCAGttgtgataaaataaaataacgacAGTCTGAGAGCAATGCTGGCATCTTAGGCTCTATGATGACAATATTGGCCTAAGAGCTAATAAAATACCggtcatacacatgtgcagaGCTATCCCCAAAGGGTGACCACTTGACATACGCCTCAAAGGCTGTCTGTACGCTGTTCCAAagacagtataaatatataCTAAGCTGAAAATAAATTACCTGTCATCAAGGTGTTATCTGTTCGGAGCATATACAGAGtgtaatcggctatttattcggctgtgctttaaattcaattttcattcattcaacAAATACGAATTCATTTTATCCATTcccaattttaaataaataaaatagcatatacatatataaatatatttaagaaaagtatcaatgttatatatttatccactcaCCTGTACCGAGGACAAAATAGGTTTAGATTGCAGGAACGCTCCTATTATCTAAACTGGGAGTTGGGTCCTCCCCTagaattaagaagaaaaaataatatatcaagtgATAAACAAATATTCTaggatgaaaatataaaacgtaaaatgcaaattttaaatatatatatatttttaagaaaaattcggCAATATTCCAGTATAACTAGACCTCTCAAAATTACACAAACTCAACAAAAATACacaataaactataaatattatttgggTCAACCTATGAAAATTATCAAtccaaaaaaaaatagaatctcATTTGAGTCTAACTAAAATTTATTCCCTTTTAATTTCCAAATCACAAAAATCGCTATTTAAtggtagagaaaataaattatatcgtaataatttgaataaaagggataaaactCATCTATCCAAATATTGGAGCCtctgaaaaaaattattgaatttatggTCAGGATATTAGTTTAAATAAGGATCTAGCTGAGAATTTCGGAAGTTTATGGATTGATTGGGTTGGGGAGGAGATTTGGATTaaaaaggaatttttttttttaaaatgacaaAGCTTCTCTGTTTCTTCCTGAAAAGAAGAGGTGAGGAAGAAAATGTGAGTGCTCTAGTTTTGGGACCCTTCCCGAAACTAgagcttttaattttttattattatttatttatttttatttttattttaataataattaattaatttttttatatataattaattttatttttaattaatttttttaaatgagctGGATATGATAAGagttcaaaagttatttgggtcagtttgggctgaactgtttcaattggtatcaagaGTATAGGTTTGTAGATTCTGTAGACTTTTCTCGAGTTAGTATTCTTAATTATATTCTGATAATTCTTTTCATATTTTCGTTTGTAGGACAATGCCGTCCAGAGTAGGTAATAGAAGTCGAGGCCGTGGTATTCGTACAACTAGATTAGCTGATATTggtaatatttgttgtatttcacaatagagattacaatctatttatacatgagagagggtatctaaataggaaggaaaatcaagtctatgattatacaatccctaggattaagcaactgacccatctatcaatatttacttcctatattaacatatttactttctataacttataacactccccctcaagttggatcataaatgttaatcatgcccaacttgttacatatataatcaactcgagtcccatttagagctttagtgaaaatatctcctaattgttctccagttcggatatgttctgttgatattatcttttgttgaaccttttcacgaacaaaatgacaatcaatctcgatgtgtttggtcctctcgtgaaatactggattggaggcaatgtggatagctgcttgattatcacaccacaacttagcaggcaccgaatttgaaaacctaacttcttccaacagttgacgtacccacaagatttcacaaacggcttgtgccatggctcgatattcagattcagcactagaacgggagaccacattttgcttcttacttttccatgagaccaagttacctcccacaaaaacacaatacccagtagttgacctcctatcaactttcgagcctgcccaatcagcatcagaaaagcattcaatatttgagtgcccatggttaccatagaataggcctcgccctggggcctctttaaggtaacaaagaatctgtcccagagcatcccactgggcaacagtaggagaggacataaactgacttaccacactcactgaatatgcaatatcaggacgagtcacagtcaaataattcagcttaccaactaatcttctgtaccttccaggatctgcaaatggctcactgtcttctgtggtaagttgaaggttaggggtcattggggtACTACACGGCTTAacacccaattttcctgtttctgccaacaaatcaagaacatattttctttgagataagaagatgcctttcttacaccgcataacttcaattcccaagaaatatttcaaggaacccaaatcctttgtatgaaactgtgttttaagaaattcttttagggatgtgatgccagcaatgtcacttcctgtaataacgatatcatccacatatactacaagcagaattactccactatcagaatttctataaaacactgagtgatcacacttactcatcttcattccaaactgttggaccacctcactaaacctgccaaaccatgctcgaggactctgtttcaagccataaagggattttcgaagtctacaaaccttacctgactccccctgagcaacaaaaccaggtggttgctcaatataaacctcctcctgaagatcaccatgaagaaaagcatttttaatatccagttgatgcaagggccaatcatgagtagccgccaaggaaataaacaatcggacagatgcgagcttggcaactggagagaatgtatcagaatagtcaactccataagtttgtgcataacctttggccactaaacgggccttgaggcgagcaatagatccatcagggtttacttttactgcaaacacccatttgcacccaatagcccgctttcctgggggcaaggacatcaactcccaagtaccattagtgtcaagggccatcatttcctcttccattgcagcacgccaaccaggatgggacaaagcctcaataacagttttgggaattgaaatagaatctaaagcagtgacaaaacaacgagaagaggaggataattgatcataagagacacaagatgaaataggataagtgcaagtacgtttacctttgcgaagagcaatgggcaaatccaaatcagacggtgaaggatcagtgggagcaggatctgtcgacgaagaagcaggtagcggaacggagtcagagtcctctaagcgtctggaatacacatgaaagatgggagggcgacctggcacatgagcgaaaggtgtaggagtagtctgaggagacaaagagcgaacagtgtataacaagaggtcatcttcctccccctcggtgttataaacagatgatggcggaaaaaatggagtggactcaaagaatgttacatccgcagacacaagataccgattcagatcaggagaaaaacaacgataccctttctgacgtcgagagtagccaaggaagacacatttgagtgatttaggatccaatttagtaacctgtggacgaacatcacgaacaaaacatgtacaaccaaacatacgtggctcaataggaaacaaagatttagtggaaaacaaaatgttataagggatatcaccatgaaggatggaggaaggcatgcgattgatcaaaaaacaagcagtggatacagcatcagcccaaaaacatttaggtaccttcatttggaataagagagctctggctacttcaagaagatgtcgattttttctttcagcaactccattttgtgaaggagtggcaacacaagatgactgatgaagaatccctttttgtaacaaataagattgaaattccccagagagatactctttagcattatcactttgcaatatacggatggaagtattgaattgggtttggatttcagcataaaatgcacaaaaaacagaaaataattctgaacgactcttcattaaaaataaccaagtagtacgagagaaatcatcaacaaaagtaacaaaatacttaaagccagacttagacacaacaggacaaggaccccaaacatctgaatgtactaactcaaagggggacgaagcccgtttattgactcgaggcagtgtaggtaaacgatgatgtttggcaaattgacaagactcacaatctagagtagacaaagaatgaaactgtggatataacttctttaaaactgagagagaaggatgccccaaacgacaatgaacatcaaaaggtgttaaacgcgtggagcatACCAGAGATCGAGGAGATCGATGTAGTTGTTGATCCAAGACGTAACgaccctctgactcactccctctaccaataatctgcttcgtcgaaagatcctgaaaaacacagtgatcaggaaagaatgagacacaacaattc
The genomic region above belongs to Manihot esculenta cultivar AM560-2 chromosome 3, M.esculenta_v8, whole genome shotgun sequence and contains:
- the LOC110610703 gene encoding probable acyl-[acyl-carrier-protein]--UDP-N-acetylglucosamine O-acyltransferase, mitochondrial isoform X6; the protein is MNSLLKIRRPIGSFYLQRFSSLLTYASNEKRHEASSLENPNFIHSSAIVHPNALIGQGVSIGPFCTVGSSARLGNGCQLYPGSHIFGNTELGERCVLMTGAVVGDDLPGLTVLGNNNIIGHHAVVGVKCQDMKYKPGDECFLDIGDNNEIREHASIHRSSKPSDRTIIGNNNLIMGSCHIAHDCKIGNNNIFANNTLLAGHVIAEDYTHTAGAIVVHQFCHIGSFSFIGGGSVVSQDVPKYAMVAGERAELRGLNLEGLRRHGFTATEAGEFHTLLC
- the LOC110610703 gene encoding probable acyl-[acyl-carrier-protein]--UDP-N-acetylglucosamine O-acyltransferase, mitochondrial isoform X1, whose protein sequence is MNSLLKIRRPIGSFYLQRFSSLLTYASNEKRHEASSLENPNFIHSSAIVHPNALIGQGVSIGPFCTVGSSARLGNGCQLYPGSHIFGNTELGERCVLMTGAVVGDDLPGLTVLGNNNIIGHHAVVGVKCQDMKYKPGDECFLDIGDNNEIREHASIHRSSKPSDRTIIGNNNLIMGSCHIAHDCKIGNNNIFANNTLLAGHVIAEDYTHTAGAIVVHQFCHIGSFSFIGGGSVVSQDVPKYAMVAGERAELRGLNLEGLRRHGFTATELRSLRMAYRKIFMSVDANSVGIEERLTELEQDKELGQVPVVCSMVQSLRDSFAENRRGICKFRHWSGS
- the LOC110610703 gene encoding probable acyl-[acyl-carrier-protein]--UDP-N-acetylglucosamine O-acyltransferase, mitochondrial isoform X3, producing MNSLLKIRRPIGSFYLQRFSSLLTYASNEKRHEASSLENPNFIHSSAIVHPNALIGQGVSIGPFCTVGSSARLGNGCQLYPGSHIFGNTELGERCVLMTGAVVGDDLPGLTVLGNNNIIGHHAVVGVKCQDMKYKPGDECFLDIGDNNEIREHASIHRSSKPSDRTIIGNNNLIMGSCHIAHDCKIGNNNIFANNTLLAGHVIAEDYTHTAGAIVVHQFCHIGSFSFIGGGSVVSQDVPKYAMVAGERAELRGLNLEGLRRHGFTATEDKELGQVPVVCSMVQSLRDSFAENRRGICKFRHWSGS
- the LOC110610703 gene encoding probable acyl-[acyl-carrier-protein]--UDP-N-acetylglucosamine O-acyltransferase, mitochondrial isoform X2; translation: MNSLLKIRRPIGSFYLQRFSSLLTYASNEKRHEASSLENPNFIHSSAIVHPNALIGQGVSIGPFCTVGSSARLGNGCQLYPGSHIFGNTELGERCVLMTGAVVGDDLPGLTVLGNNNIIGHHAVVGVKCQDMKYKPGDECFLDIGDNNEIREHASIHRSSKPSDRTIIGNNNLIMGSCHIAHDCKIGNNNIFANNTLLAGHVIAEDYTHTAGAIVVHQFCHIGSFSFIGGGSVVSQDVPKYAMVAGERAELRGLNLEGLRRHGFTATELRSLRMAYRKIFMSVDANSVGIEERLTELDKELGQVPVVCSMVQSLRDSFAENRRGICKFRHWSGS
- the LOC110610703 gene encoding probable acyl-[acyl-carrier-protein]--UDP-N-acetylglucosamine O-acyltransferase, mitochondrial isoform X7, whose product is MNSLLKIRRPIGSFYLQRFSSLLTYASNEKRHEASSLENPNFIHSSAIVHPNALIGQGVSIGPFCTVGSSARLGNGCQLYPGSHIFGNTELGERCVLMTGAVVGDDLPGLTVLGNNNIIGHHAVVGVKCQDMKYKPGDECFLDIGDNNEIREHASIHRSSKPSDRTIIGNNNLIMGSCHIAHDCKIGNNNIFANNTLLAGHVIAEDYTHTAGAIVVHQFCHIGSFSFIGGGSVVSQDVPKYAMVAGERAELRGLNLEGLRRHGFTATEDNAVQSR
- the LOC110610703 gene encoding probable acyl-[acyl-carrier-protein]--UDP-N-acetylglucosamine O-acyltransferase, mitochondrial isoform X4 yields the protein MNSLLKIRRPIGSFYLQRFSSLLTYASNEKRHEASSLENPNFIHSSAIVHPNALIGQGVSIGPFCTVGSSARLGNGCQLYPGSHIFGNTELGERCVLMTGAVVGDDLPGLTVLGNNNIIGHHAVVGVKCQDMKYKPGDECFLDIGDNNEIREHASIHRSSKPSDRTIIGNNNLIMGSCHIAHDCKIGNNNIFANNTLLAGHVIAEDYTHTAGAIVVHQFCHIGSFSFIGGGSVVSQDVPKYAMVAGERAELRGLNLEGLRRHGFTATEDRILRYCGSLVSRAVLPRLTRVALSSQTH
- the LOC110610703 gene encoding probable acyl-[acyl-carrier-protein]--UDP-N-acetylglucosamine O-acyltransferase, mitochondrial isoform X5 translates to MNSLLKIRRPIGSFYLQRFSSLLTYASNEKRHEASSLENPNFIHSSAIVHPNALIGQGVSIGPFCTVGSSARLGNGCQLYPGSHIFGNTELGERCVLMTGAVVGDDLPGLTVLGNNNIIGHHAVVGVKCQDMKYKPGDECFLDIGDNNEIREHASIHRSSKPSDRTIIGNNNLIMGSCHIAHDCKIGNNNIFANNTLLAGHVIAEDYTHTAGAIVVHQFCHIGSFSFIGGGSVVSQDVPKYAMVAGERAELRGLNLEGLRRHGFTATEICCCICCIFKLVYFASHCEMLSKWL